In Phlebotomus papatasi isolate M1 chromosome 1, Ppap_2.1, whole genome shotgun sequence, the following proteins share a genomic window:
- the LOC129799802 gene encoding uncharacterized protein LOC129799802, which yields MISSPMCTEKQLSNATIDLRSEILFAQLQNSDTILQSNSINPSILEEILAEPHSIDDQRDNPDMDVDLERMENNQQNFQIGQGIDSEINSGPQKTVEILGKEKTFNRRFKVTQMSVHFRLKRPENATHGFDWMSDAFQEIIEAIASEGDNGDKAALEFHLPKKPEIVPIYVGLTPIKALTPDMLLDRIEKVNQSNASFGVSDDLLIEANIVHMMQGSGRNKASNMSLSEMRRYKKYSIIDTGSQELCLPIALLFGRVINMKNREKRNKTLKSWTRYHKLLKEYAVNLIKQCNVRESPKGEYDLSLISNFEKVFPKYFVKVFDNVHDWKSVAYESQHTSQNSVFRINIFFDKKSNHYFLIRNIF from the exons ATGATTTCTTCACCGATGTGTACGGAAAAACAATTGTCAAATGCTACAATTGATCTACGATCAGAAATATTATTCGCTCAGCTTCAGAACTCCGACACGATCTTGCAGAGTAATTCTATTAATCCGTCAATACTAGAGGAAATTTTGGCAGAGCCGCATTCAATAGACGATCAACGTGATAATCCTGATATGGATGTTGATTTAGAGAGAATGGAgaataatcaacaaaattttcaaataggaCAAG GTATTGATTCTGAAATAAATTCGGGTCCACAAAAGACGGTTGAGATCTTGGGAAAGGAAAAAACATTCAACAGACGCTTTAAGGTTACCCAGATGTCTGTGCATTTCCGCCTCAAACGTCCTGAAAATGCTACGCATGGATTTGATTGGATGAGTGATGCCTTTCAAGAGATTATTGAGGCTATTGCAAGCGAAGGGGATAATGGTGATAAAGCTGCGTTGGAGTTTCATCTACCCAAAAAGCCTGAAATAGTACCAATATATGTTGGTCTCACCCCTATCAAAGCCCTCACCCCCGATATGTTACTGGACCGCATAGAAAAAGTTAATCAAAGTAACGCATCATTTGGTGTTTCCGATGATCTGTTAATTGAGGCAAACATTGTTCATATGATGCAAGGCAGCGGTAGGAATAAAGCTTCTAATATGAGCTTATCTGAAATGAGGAG GTACAAAAAGTACAGTATTATTGATACTGGATCTCAGGAGCTTTGTTTGCCAATAGCCCTCCTTTTTGGAAGggtaattaatatgaaaaatcgGGAGAAACGTAATAAAACTCTGAAGAGCTGGACAAGATATCATaaattattaaaggaatatgctGTTAATCTCATCAAACAGTGCAATGTTCGAGAATCACCAAAGGGAGAGTATGATTTAAGTttgatttcaaattttgaaaaggtatttccaaaatattttgtaaaagtgtTTGATAATGTACATGATTGGAAGAGTGTTGCATACGAATCTCAGCATACTTCGCAAAATTCAGTGTTTCGTATAAATatcttttttgataaaaaaagcaATCACTATTTTttgatcagaaatattttttaa